The window TCGAGCCCGCGGAGAATCCCGACGGGAACCGGTCGGTGACGTCGGCAGCGGCCGCCCGCCTGGAGGGGTTCGCCTGGGAGGTGAGAGTCGTCGGGCAGGCGATGCGCGCTCACCCCCTGCAGGGCGCCGCGGTGGTGGCGCTCCTGCTGGTCGGCGTCTTCGGCGACGGTCGGCTGCCCGGGCCGGAGTGGCTGTTCACCGCGGCGGGCGTCGCCGGCGGCCTCGGGATCGCGTATCTGGGCTACCGCGGGCCCTGAGGGCGTCCCGGACGCTTTCCCGGCAGTTCCCCTCCCTCGCACCGTTCCACTTTCACCCGTCCGCCACACCACTTTCACCCGACTGTTTACGTCCGGACCGGCGTCGACCGTCGCGAGCGGCCCGCACTCGTCCTCGTGGATAAGCCTCCGGACCGGACCGCCGCCGAGACGCCCCTCGTCGGCCAGTTTCACTTTCACTTTCCTGTTAACGGGGGTTTATACCCCAGGGGGAGTAAGGCACGTCCATGTCCGCCAACGAAGACCTCGAGGACCTGCCGGGCGTCGGTCCGGCCACTGCTGACAAGCTCAAGGACAACGGCTTCGACTCCTATCAGGGGATCGCCGTCGCCTCCCCCGGCGAGCTGTCCAACACCGCCGACATCGGCGAGTCGTCGGCCTCCGACATCATCCAGGCCGCCCGCCAGGCCGCCGACATCGGCGGCTTCGAGACGGGCGCGACGGTACTGGAACGGCGCGAACAGATCGGCAAGCTCTCCTGGGGCGTCGACGAGGTCGACGAGCTCCTCGGCGGCGGCGTCGAGACCCAGTCGATCACCGAGGTGTACGGCGAGTTCGGCGCCGGCAAGTCCCAGGTGACCCACCAGCTGTCCGTCAACGTCCAGCTCCCCGCCGAGCACGGCGGCCTGGAGGGCGGCGCCATCTTCATCGACTCCGAGGACACCTTCCGCCCCGAGCGGATCGAGCAGATGGTCAAGGGTCAGGAGGACGAGGTCCTCGAGGACACGATGGTGCTGCACGGTATCGTGGAGGACGAGGCCGAGGCCGACGCCACCGACGAGGCCCTGCTCGACGACCTCGTCGAGTCTGTCCTCGACAAGATCCACGTCGCCAAGGCGTTCAACTCCAACCACCAGATCCTCCTGGCCGAGAAGGCCCAGGAGCTCGCGAGCGAGTCCCAGGACGACGAGTTCCCCGTCCGCCTGCTGACCGTCGACTCGCTGACCGCCCACTTCCGCGCCGAGTACGTCGGCCGTGGCGAACTCGCCGAGCGCCAGCAGAAGCTCAACAAGCACCTCCACGACCTGATGCGCGTCGGCGACCTCAACAACACCGCCGTCGTCGTCACCAACCAGGTCGCCTCCAACCCCGACTCCTTCTTCGGGGACCCGACCCAGCCCATCGGTGGCAACATCCTGGGCCACACCTCCACGTTCCGCATCTACCTCCGCAAGTCCAAGGGCGACAAGCGCATCGTCAAGCTCGTCGACGCGCCGAACCTCCCCGACGGCGAGGCCGTCATGCGCGTCGAGGGCGACGGCCTGATGGACGAGTAACGGTCTAGCGCGCTTTTTACTCGGGTCGCTCTGCTCTTTCGGAGAGCTGATTCAGAACAGTCAGAAAGCCCCGGCCGTCTGAACCGCCGGAAGACTCGCTTCGCTCGTCTTCCGAGGTTTCGTTCGCTCCGCTCACGAAACTCCCGCGGTTCGTTGCGGTCCTCGTTCGCTCCGCTCACTGCGGTCCTTACGTCACCGGGGTTCGCTCAGACGGTCGCCCCTTTCAGTCCCACCCAGGCCGGCTGGTCAACCGGCATCGGGCGGGACTGAAAGGGGCGGCGAGCTACGCGAACTCCGGCGAAGTAACACTGGACCGAGCGGAGCGAGGGAAGCGCGCAGCGAGCCGCAGGAGCGTAGCTCGCCGGGGCTTTCTGGTCGTTCTCACCGATCGTTTCGGTTGCAGGATTTGCTACACTCAGGCACGGACTTTAGTAGCGCAGTCCCCGACCACCCACTCATGAAGGTCGACTGCGAGGGCTGTGCGGGGTGTTGCGTCGACTGGCGACCGCTCACCGACGCGGAGGTCGACCACGAGCGCCGGGGGCCGTTCGCGCCGCTGGACGACACGCACAACCTGGTGCCGCTGGAGCGCGACGAGGTGCGGGCGTTTCTCCGGGCGGGCCACGGCGACGCCCTGCGACCGCGGCTGTTCAGTGCGGACGATCCGGACCGATCGACGACCGTCGACGGTCGCGAGGTGGCGGCCGTCGGCGACCGACCGGTCTTCTTCGTCGGCCTGCGCAAACCCCCGAAGCCCGTGGGGCCCTTCGGGACGGACTCGACGTGGCTGCGCACCTGCGCCTTCCTCGACCCCGTGACGCTGCAGTGTCGGATCCACGGCTCGGAGCTGTACCCCGACACGTGCGCGACGTATCCGGGCGACAATCTCCAGCTCGACGCGGAGACGGAGTGCGAGCGCGTCGAGCGGGTGTTCGGCGGCGAGCGGCTGCTCGACGACGAGCCGCCCGAGGGCGAGAGCCCGCTGCTCGGGCCGGCGGCGCTGGGCAGCACGGT of the Halomicrobium salinisoli genome contains:
- a CDS encoding YkgJ family cysteine cluster protein, which translates into the protein MKVDCEGCAGCCVDWRPLTDAEVDHERRGPFAPLDDTHNLVPLERDEVRAFLRAGHGDALRPRLFSADDPDRSTTVDGREVAAVGDRPVFFVGLRKPPKPVGPFGTDSTWLRTCAFLDPVTLQCRIHGSELYPDTCATYPGDNLQLDAETECERVERVFGGERLLDDEPPEGESPLLGPAALGSTVFAHPDPGRLDGTVERLASGEPTREDRAEFAAVAGASAPGTGAISEDWYERLYDEALAADAWTGRAIETWERMAAERVGERAPASRLARRVEDADGAPGTPGWD
- the radA gene encoding DNA repair and recombination protein RadA, producing the protein MSANEDLEDLPGVGPATADKLKDNGFDSYQGIAVASPGELSNTADIGESSASDIIQAARQAADIGGFETGATVLERREQIGKLSWGVDEVDELLGGGVETQSITEVYGEFGAGKSQVTHQLSVNVQLPAEHGGLEGGAIFIDSEDTFRPERIEQMVKGQEDEVLEDTMVLHGIVEDEAEADATDEALLDDLVESVLDKIHVAKAFNSNHQILLAEKAQELASESQDDEFPVRLLTVDSLTAHFRAEYVGRGELAERQQKLNKHLHDLMRVGDLNNTAVVVTNQVASNPDSFFGDPTQPIGGNILGHTSTFRIYLRKSKGDKRIVKLVDAPNLPDGEAVMRVEGDGLMDE